A region of the Candidatus Methylomirabilota bacterium genome:
ATGGGCGGAGGCGAAGACGGATCGGCTCCCCGCGCTGGCGGCCGAGCTGGTCCGCTTGAAGGTCGACGCGATCTTCACACGGTCCTGGCCGGCTGCGGTCGCGGCCAAGCAGGCCACCACGACGATCCCGATCGTCATCATGGGCTCTGGCGACCCGGTCGCCACCGGCCTGGTCGCGAGCCTCGCACATCCGGGCGGGAACATCACCGGGCTCGCCGATCTGGCCACGGAGCTGAGCGCCAAGCGGCTCGACCTGCTGAAGGAGACCGTGCCCAGGCTCTCCCGGGTGGCCGTCCTGTGGAACTCGGCGGATGGCGGGAT
Encoded here:
- a CDS encoding ABC transporter substrate-binding protein; the protein is MRLSAIGLAVTLALGSFLPLPAGAQAPTKVFRIGFLAPGARPAAPNWKQRWAFVEGLRELGWVEGQNIVIEDRWAEAKTDRLPALAAELVRLKVDAIFTRSWPAAVAAKQATTTIPIVIMGSGDPVATGLVASLAHPGGNITGLADLATELSAKRLDLLKETVPRLSRVAVLWNSADGG